The Fluviispira vulneris sequence CCATGCTTCAAAATTATTTTAAAGCACTCTCTTTTTAATAAAGTAACACTTTAAATATTCAGAAGAATCTGGAGTTGCCAAACGCGTGTGACACGGGGACTGCTCTCCCTTATGGAGGAGCACCCAGTTTTGAGCACTCAGACCAAGCGATACACTTTCTAAAAAGTCTTGGTCTTCGATATGACGGCTGCAACTGCATACAACTAAGATACCATTTTCGTTTAGTAAATTATGAGCAAGCCGGGTCATTTTTGTATACGCTCTTTTTGCTTCTGCTACATTTTTTTTCGCTTTGGCAAATGCAGGTGGATCGGCAATGATAAGGTCAAATTTTTGTGTTGATTTATTTAGATTTTGCAAGTGTTCGAACATATCTCCATGTAAGGTGCGTATAAGTGGAGCGTGTAAAGCATTTTGTTCGACGTTTTTTTGTGCAAGTTGCAATGCCCAAGCGTCTTGATCGATCAAGGTGAGGTCAGTGACCCCTGCTTGTGCAGCAATGGCACTCCAAGCTCCTGCATAGCTACAAATGTCTAAACTTTTTTTAATATTATAAGATTTGAGGAGTTCTGCAAGATATTTTAAGTTATTTCTTTGGTCTAAAAATAAACCTGTTTTTTGTGCTTTGTTTAAGGAAAAATTCATGGTTAAATGCGCAAAAAAGCAGCTAATATCGAAGGAAGAATCGATTTTTGGCTTTTCAATCCAACGGGTTCTCTCGGGCAGTTGTTCGAGTTTACGAATTTGTCCTGTGCTTCTTTCAAAAATAGGCAAATCACTCACTCTCTTTAATGCTTCAACCACATATGGAACTAAAAAATCACCAACGGCAGCAGAGCTTTGTAGCACGAGAACAGATTTATAATCATCAATAGCTAAAGCAGGGAGACCATCGTTGTCACCATGAGAAAGTCTGTAAGCTTCTTTGTTTGCAAATGTGAAAGTATTTTTTTCATTTTGTAGCTTTTTTATATATACTGAGAGTTGTTCAATAAAAGCTTCAGAAGATATGCTATTGTTTTCTACTTTATCCATAATACAATCAGGTAACAAGCGGATAGAGATTAAACTCGTTTTATTATAAATACCTATTTTTTTTGTGCCTTTGAGTGTAACTAAAGATATTTTTTCGGGATTGAGTAATTTGTCATCTAAATGTTTAACCTGATTACTAAAAATCCATGGACTTTTAAAATATTTATACTTAGTGTCAATGATATCAATTTCTAAGATCTGAAACAAAATAGAGACTCCTTTGTCAGTTTATATTTCAAATGAACTATAATGTTTTCAAATGAAAATAAAGATATAAGCTTGTTTAACTTTTTTTGTAAAATATTTGAATCCAATTTACCATTGTTGTAATACATTCTCAGCTTTCCAAAATGAGTAAAGAAAGCGTACTTCTTTTTTTTGAGGTGCCATATGCATAAAGTGATACAAAATGTATCTCAGTTAACTTGTTCCCTAGATTCTGTTCCCGCAATGCCTCTTGCAAATAAAGTCATGATGGTCGATCCCGCTTTTTTCAATGTCGACACTCCGATCAATGCGCATATGGTAAAAGAAGATGGTTCATTGCATAAACTTGATAAAAATAAAGCTCAAGCGCAATGGCAAAATTTGAAAAATGCATATGAACAAATTGGTTTTAATGTGTTTGTAGTTGAACCTGTTAAAGAACTTCCAGATATGGTTTTTTGCGCAAATCAAAGTTTTCCTTATGTTGATGCCTGCGGAAATCCACATGCTGTGCTTTCGAATATGTTTAACGATCGCCGCAACCAAGAAGTATCCTTTATCAATTCTTTTTTATGTCAGCATCATTATCAAACTCATCGTATTGCTTCACGGACGGATGGGTTTTTCTTTGAGTCAATGGGTGATGCTCTGTGGATTCCTGGAAAACGATTTATTTTGGGAGGCTACGGATTTCGTACAGATAAAAGAATTTATGATATTTTAAGTCAAACGGCTCAAGCTCCGATCGCTATTTTTGAACTGACTCATCCCAAGTTTTATCATTTGGACACATGTTTGAGTGTTTTAAACGCAAACACTGCCCTAGCTTGTAAAGAGGCTTTTACGGATGAGGGATGGGAACTGCTTGCACGCATATTCAGCCAAATTATAGAAGTTCCATTGTTAGAAGCTGATTCCCCTGGTTTTGCATGTAACGCACATTGTCCAAATGGTAAGCATGTGATTATCCAGTCAGGTTGTATTGAGACAGAAAAACTGATTAGAGACAAAGGTTTTATTCCTGTTGCAGTCGATACATCCGAATTTATAAAGTCCGGTGGTTCTGTATTTTGTATGAAATTGATGTTTTTTTAAATTTATATAAAAGTTTCTATTCAAATATCTTTGGGACTAAAGGAATCGATTGCATAAGGCATTTTATTTTATTCTTTTAAGAATGCCTATTCTTGCAGTCCCGTTTTTTCTGTCATAGCGTATAGCTTGTGTGTTTGGGATTTCTCTCAAACGAATCCTATCAGTGATTGTCATTCAAAATTTTTTCGATTCTTCTTTTTTTGGAGAGTTTCATAGATGACTCAAAAATTATCAAATCAGCTTCTTGTAGCTTTTTATAAAGAAATGCTACTCGGCCGTCGCCTTGAAGAGCGCATCGGACAGCTTTATGTTCAACAAAAATTTAGTGGATTTTGTCACCTTTATATAGGTCAAGAAGCTGTTTCGACCGGCTGCTTAAATGCCATTCGCAAGGGTCAAGATTATGTCATAACTGGCTATCGAGATCACGTTGCTCCTGTGGTCTTAGGTATGGATCCAGGTGTTATGATTGCTGAACTTCTTGGCAAAGTCACAGGATGTGCTCGTGGAAAAGGCGGATCCATGCACATGTTCTCTGAAAAACTTCGGTTTATGGGTGGACATGGCATTGTGGGTGGACAAGTTCCTCTCGCAGCAGGAGCAGGCTGGAAAATCAAATACAACAAGGAAGATCTTGTTTCTCTTTGCTTTTTAGGCGATGCCGCTTCGAACCAAGGCCAGTTCCATGAAGCACTTAACATGGCAGCTATTTGGGATCTTCCTTGCATATTTATTATCGAAAATAATAAATATGGCATGGGAACAGCTATTTCTCGCACATGTTCATTGACGAATCTTTCTGACAGAGCGAAAGCTTACAATATGCGGCAAGCTGTTGTTGATGGCAGAAATGTCGTGAACACATATAACCAAATGAAAGAAATTGTCGAAGAAACCCGTAAAACCTCAAAGCCAATTCTCGTTGAGATTCAAACCTATCGTTTCAGAGGCCACTCTGTGTCTGACCCAGGCAATTACCGTACAAAGGAAGAAGTTGAAAAAGAACGCGCACGGGATTGTCTTGTCTTGCTCAAGGAAACTATGCTTGCACAAAAAGCTGCAAAAGAAGACGACTTTGAAAAATTTGAAGAAGAAATTGCAGATAAAGTAGATGCGGCTGTTGCCTTTGCAGAAGATTCACCAGAACCAGAACTCGACGAACTTTATAAACATGTTCTTGTTTAATAACTAGAATTTGAGGTTTTAAAAACATGGCTATTTTAACTTTAAGAGAAGCGCTCAATCAAGCAATGAGCGAAGAAATGGAACGTGATCCTAGTGTATTCCTGATGGGCGAAGAAGTTGCTGAATATGATGGAGCTTATAAAGTTTCTAAAGGAATGCTTGCTAAATTTGGTCCTATGCGTGTCGTTGACTCCCCTATTTCCGAAGCTGGTTTTGCTGGTTTGGGCGTGGGCGCAGCTATGTGTGGACTTCGTCCGATTATCGAAATGATGACTTGGAATTTTGCAATCCAAGCTTTCGATCAAATTATCAATCACGCAGCAAAAATGCTCTACATGAGCGGCGGACAATATAAAGTTCCGATGGTTATCCGTGGACCACACGGTGCAGCACACATGTTATCTGCTCAGCACAGTCAATGTGTAGACCATATGCTCGTAAACTGTCCTGGTCTCAAAATTATCAGTACAATCGACCCTGCTGACGCAAAAGGTCTCATGAAATCCGCTATTCGTGATGACAACACAGTTCTCTTTTTAGAAAGCGAAATGCTCTATGGCCGCTCAGGTGAAGTTCCTGATGGCGAACATATTGTGCCCATTGGTGTCGGTGTGGTGAAACGTCCAGGATCCGATGTGACTTTAGTTGCTTGGAATAAAATGGTACTTTTAGCACAAGATGTAGCGACTGAGCTTGAAAAAGAAGGTATCAGCGTCGAAATTATCGATCCTCGTACCCTTATGCCTCTCGATGAAGAAATTATTTTCAATTCCGTTCGTAAAACAAATCGTCTCGTTGTGCTTGAAGAGGGTTGGGGAGTTGCATCTTTTGGCTGCCACATCGTCGATCGCGTTGTGAAAGAATGCTTTGATGACCTCGATGCTCCGCCAGAAAGAGTGACAAATCTTTTTGTACCAATGCCTTATAATGAACGCCTCGAACACGAAGTTATGCCAACTGCAGAAAGAACCATTGCTGCAATTAAGGCTGTTTTATATAAATAA is a genomic window containing:
- a CDS encoding class I SAM-dependent rRNA methyltransferase → MFQILEIDIIDTKYKYFKSPWIFSNQVKHLDDKLLNPEKISLVTLKGTKKIGIYNKTSLISIRLLPDCIMDKVENNSISSEAFIEQLSVYIKKLQNEKNTFTFANKEAYRLSHGDNDGLPALAIDDYKSVLVLQSSAAVGDFLVPYVVEALKRVSDLPIFERSTGQIRKLEQLPERTRWIEKPKIDSSFDISCFFAHLTMNFSLNKAQKTGLFLDQRNNLKYLAELLKSYNIKKSLDICSYAGAWSAIAAQAGVTDLTLIDQDAWALQLAQKNVEQNALHAPLIRTLHGDMFEHLQNLNKSTQKFDLIIADPPAFAKAKKNVAEAKRAYTKMTRLAHNLLNENGILVVCSCSRHIEDQDFLESVSLGLSAQNWVLLHKGEQSPCHTRLATPDSSEYLKCYFIKKRVL
- a CDS encoding dimethylarginine dimethylaminohydrolase family protein, whose amino-acid sequence is MHKVIQNVSQLTCSLDSVPAMPLANKVMMVDPAFFNVDTPINAHMVKEDGSLHKLDKNKAQAQWQNLKNAYEQIGFNVFVVEPVKELPDMVFCANQSFPYVDACGNPHAVLSNMFNDRRNQEVSFINSFLCQHHYQTHRIASRTDGFFFESMGDALWIPGKRFILGGYGFRTDKRIYDILSQTAQAPIAIFELTHPKFYHLDTCLSVLNANTALACKEAFTDEGWELLARIFSQIIEVPLLEADSPGFACNAHCPNGKHVIIQSGCIETEKLIRDKGFIPVAVDTSEFIKSGGSVFCMKLMFF
- the pdhA gene encoding pyruvate dehydrogenase (acetyl-transferring) E1 component subunit alpha: MTQKLSNQLLVAFYKEMLLGRRLEERIGQLYVQQKFSGFCHLYIGQEAVSTGCLNAIRKGQDYVITGYRDHVAPVVLGMDPGVMIAELLGKVTGCARGKGGSMHMFSEKLRFMGGHGIVGGQVPLAAGAGWKIKYNKEDLVSLCFLGDAASNQGQFHEALNMAAIWDLPCIFIIENNKYGMGTAISRTCSLTNLSDRAKAYNMRQAVVDGRNVVNTYNQMKEIVEETRKTSKPILVEIQTYRFRGHSVSDPGNYRTKEEVEKERARDCLVLLKETMLAQKAAKEDDFEKFEEEIADKVDAAVAFAEDSPEPELDELYKHVLV
- a CDS encoding pyruvate dehydrogenase complex E1 component subunit beta, whose protein sequence is MAILTLREALNQAMSEEMERDPSVFLMGEEVAEYDGAYKVSKGMLAKFGPMRVVDSPISEAGFAGLGVGAAMCGLRPIIEMMTWNFAIQAFDQIINHAAKMLYMSGGQYKVPMVIRGPHGAAHMLSAQHSQCVDHMLVNCPGLKIISTIDPADAKGLMKSAIRDDNTVLFLESEMLYGRSGEVPDGEHIVPIGVGVVKRPGSDVTLVAWNKMVLLAQDVATELEKEGISVEIIDPRTLMPLDEEIIFNSVRKTNRLVVLEEGWGVASFGCHIVDRVVKECFDDLDAPPERVTNLFVPMPYNERLEHEVMPTAERTIAAIKAVLYK